Proteins co-encoded in one Methylobacterium sp. WL1 genomic window:
- a CDS encoding acetyl-CoA C-acetyltransferase produces MPEAFIYDHVRTPRGRGKADGALHEVTALRLAETALRALKDRNGLDTALVDDVILGCVDPVGEAGGDIARAAALVSDYGDHVPGIQINRFCASGLDAVNFAAAQVMSGQHEMAVGGGVESMSRIGIGASGGAWPVDPAIAIKSYFMPQGVSADLIATKYGFSRDDCDAYAVRSQARSAKSWADGLFNGSVVPVRDVNGITLLDRDEHMRPGTDMQSLAALKASFVQMGQMGGFDAVATDAHPDVETVNHVHHAGNSSGIVDGAAAVLIGSQAAGAAAGLRPRARIRAFANIGSDPALMLTGPVDVTRKVLARSGLSLSDIDLFEVNEAFAAVVLRFCQAFDLDPEIVNVTGGAIALGHPLGATGAMILGTVLDELERTGKERALVTLCIGAGMGTATIIERV; encoded by the coding sequence ATGCCCGAAGCCTTCATCTACGATCACGTCCGCACGCCGCGCGGCCGTGGCAAGGCGGACGGAGCCCTGCACGAGGTGACGGCCCTGCGCCTCGCCGAGACCGCCCTGCGGGCCCTGAAGGACCGCAACGGCCTCGATACCGCCCTGGTGGATGACGTGATCCTGGGATGCGTCGACCCGGTGGGCGAGGCGGGGGGCGACATCGCCCGCGCCGCCGCGCTGGTGAGCGACTATGGCGACCACGTCCCGGGCATCCAGATCAACCGCTTCTGCGCGTCGGGCCTCGACGCTGTGAATTTCGCCGCCGCGCAGGTGATGAGCGGCCAGCACGAGATGGCGGTGGGGGGCGGCGTCGAATCGATGAGCCGCATCGGCATCGGCGCGTCCGGGGGCGCCTGGCCGGTCGATCCGGCGATCGCCATCAAGTCGTACTTCATGCCGCAGGGCGTCTCGGCGGATCTGATTGCCACCAAGTACGGGTTCTCGCGGGACGATTGCGACGCCTACGCGGTGCGATCGCAGGCGCGCTCGGCCAAGTCCTGGGCGGACGGGCTGTTTAACGGCTCGGTGGTCCCGGTCCGCGACGTGAACGGCATCACGCTGCTCGATCGCGACGAGCATATGCGGCCGGGCACCGACATGCAGTCGCTCGCCGCGCTGAAGGCCTCCTTCGTCCAGATGGGCCAGATGGGCGGGTTCGACGCGGTGGCGACCGACGCGCACCCGGATGTCGAGACGGTCAACCACGTCCACCATGCCGGCAATTCGTCGGGCATCGTCGATGGCGCCGCCGCCGTGCTGATCGGCTCGCAGGCGGCCGGCGCCGCCGCGGGCCTGCGGCCGCGGGCGCGGATCCGGGCGTTTGCCAACATCGGTTCGGATCCGGCCCTGATGCTCACGGGGCCGGTGGACGTCACCCGCAAGGTTCTGGCCCGGTCCGGGCTGAGCCTCTCCGACATCGATCTGTTCGAGGTGAACGAGGCCTTTGCGGCGGTGGTGCTGCGCTTCTGCCAGGCGTTCGACCTCGATCCCGAAATCGTCAACGTCACCGGCGGCGCGATCGCCCTGGGCCACCCGCTCGGGGCGACCGGCGCGATGATCCTCGGAACGGTGCTCGACGAGCTGGAGCGCACCGGCAAGGAGCGCGCGCTGGTGACGCTCTGCATCGGTGCCGGCATGGGCACCGCCACGATCATCGAGCGCGTCTGA
- the dnaA gene encoding chromosomal replication initiator protein DnaA, whose amino-acid sequence MRVDGTVASDDEGGRSGGNMDFGPAWARVKRRLRAELGEDVFASWFARLELEGVTAGTARLTVPTRFLKSWIESHYLDRVLGTFKAEAEEIGRIEVGVRGTAAPVRPAAVGAPKAGPASGPLARLHATGTPTPVAAVATPSEHRSADAGGDLSGTPLDARLTFASFVIGRSNALAHAAAERVARHQGEGALYNPLYLHAGVGLGKTHLLHGIGHAAREAGRRVIYLTADRFMYGFVNALKTQSALAYKERLRGIDLLILDDVQFIQGKSIQAEFGHTINALIDAGRQVVVASDRPPTELEALDERVRSRLGGGLVVEITALDEALRVSILSARLAAVRAAHPGFDVSPQVATYVARAITANGRDLEGAVNRLLAHATLTGTAVTMETAESAIRDLVKNREPKRIKIEDIQKLVASRYNVSRSDILSERRTAAVVKPRQIAMYLSKVLTLRSLPEIGRRFGGRDHTTVLHAVRKIEKQIGEDTVLGDEVELLKRMLQD is encoded by the coding sequence ATGCGTGTCGACGGAACGGTGGCGAGCGACGACGAGGGCGGCCGCAGCGGCGGCAACATGGATTTCGGGCCCGCCTGGGCGCGGGTGAAGCGTCGGCTGCGCGCCGAGCTGGGCGAGGATGTGTTCGCCAGCTGGTTCGCCCGCCTGGAACTGGAGGGCGTGACCGCCGGGACGGCGCGGCTGACGGTGCCGACGCGCTTCCTCAAGAGCTGGATCGAATCACACTACCTCGACCGGGTGCTCGGCACCTTCAAGGCCGAGGCCGAGGAGATCGGCCGGATCGAAGTCGGCGTGCGCGGCACGGCCGCCCCGGTCCGTCCGGCCGCCGTCGGCGCGCCCAAGGCCGGACCGGCCAGCGGCCCGCTGGCCCGGCTCCACGCCACCGGGACGCCGACACCGGTTGCGGCCGTCGCCACGCCGTCGGAGCATCGCTCCGCCGATGCGGGCGGTGACCTCAGCGGCACGCCGCTGGACGCGCGGCTGACCTTCGCGAGCTTCGTGATCGGCCGCTCGAACGCGCTGGCCCATGCCGCCGCCGAGCGGGTCGCCCGGCACCAGGGCGAGGGCGCGCTCTACAACCCGCTCTACCTCCATGCCGGCGTCGGCCTCGGCAAGACCCACCTGCTGCACGGCATCGGCCATGCCGCCCGCGAGGCCGGCCGCCGGGTGATCTACCTGACCGCCGACCGCTTCATGTACGGCTTCGTGAACGCCCTGAAGACCCAGTCGGCCCTCGCCTACAAGGAGCGTCTGCGCGGCATCGATCTGCTGATCCTGGACGACGTCCAGTTCATTCAGGGCAAGTCGATCCAGGCGGAATTCGGCCACACCATCAACGCGCTGATCGATGCCGGCCGGCAGGTCGTCGTGGCGTCCGACCGGCCCCCGACCGAGCTGGAGGCGCTGGACGAGCGCGTGCGCTCGCGCCTGGGCGGCGGCCTCGTGGTCGAAATCACGGCCCTCGACGAGGCGCTGCGCGTCTCGATCCTGTCGGCGCGGCTCGCCGCGGTGCGGGCGGCGCATCCGGGCTTCGACGTGTCGCCGCAGGTCGCGACCTACGTGGCCCGGGCGATCACGGCCAACGGCCGCGACCTCGAAGGCGCGGTCAACCGTCTGCTGGCCCACGCCACGCTCACCGGCACCGCCGTCACGATGGAGACCGCCGAGAGCGCGATCCGCGACCTCGTGAAGAACCGCGAGCCGAAGCGCATCAAGATCGAGGATATCCAGAAGCTGGTCGCCTCGCGCTACAACGTCTCGCGCTCGGACATCCTGTCGGAGCGGCGCACCGCCGCCGTGGTCAAGCCGCGCCAGATCGCCATGTACCTGTCGAAGGTGCTGACCCTGCGCTCGCTGCCCGAGATCGGTCGCCGGTTCGGTGGACGCGACCACACCACGGTGCTGCACGCGGTGCGCAAGATCGAGAAGCAGATCGGCGAGGATACGGTTCTGGGCGACGAGGTCGAGCTGCTGAAGCGGATGCTTCAGGACTAG